GCTGAACCCAATTGCCAATATACCATCTCGTACGGTGATGGATCTCATTCTCAAGGAAATCTTGCCTTTGACACACTCACTTTGGGTTCTAATACAGGTAATCAAAATGTACCATTTTATGTCATTATCTGATGACAAACTTTTTTCGTTTCAGAAGTTAGAGTTTGTTAATGttcattatttaattgttgttcATTTGTTTTGATGTTTCTTATTAGATTCCTCAGTTGCATTTCCCAGTATTCCCATTGGTTGTGGTGTGAACAATGCTGGTACATTTGACAGTGAAGGGTCTGGCATAGTTGGTTTAGGAGGTGGTCATGTCTCACTTGTCTCCCAGATAGGTCCTTCAATTGATTTCAAATTCTCCTATTGTTTGGTGCCATTGTTTCATCCCAAAAGCTCAAGTAAACtaaattttggagaaaatgCTGTTGTGGGTGGCCCTGGAACAGTTTCTACACCAATCATACCTGGTTCTGTTGATACATTCTATTACCTTAGATTGGAAGGGATGAGTGTGGGGTCCAAAAGGATTGAGTTTGTGGATGATTCAGTGTCAGATGATGGAAAGGGTAACATTATAATCGATTCAGGAACAACTCTGACAATTTTGCCAGAAAAATTTTATGCGAAATTGGAGTCAGAAGTGGCTGCTAACATAAACCTAGAACGAGTGAATATCACAGACCAAATTCTAAGTCTTTGTTACAACTCTGGAGGACATAATGCAGTTGAGGGTCCAACTATTGTTGCACATTTTAGTGGTGCAGATGTTGTGTTGGATTCTTTGAACACCTTTGTTAGTGTGTCTGATGATGTTTTGTGCTTTGCTTTTGCACCAGTGGCAAGTGGTTCCATCTTTGGTAACTTAGCACAGATGAACTATTTAGTTGGATATGATTTGCTGAGGAAAACTGTATCCTTTAAGCCCACTGATTGCACCAACATCTAATGTCGTAATCTCTCACTTGTTCACTCCTACAAACTTCTACGTTGAATAAATGACTTTATATTTAATAAGCTTAACCATACCCTCTGTGTTCTGATATTTTGCATTCAGTttactattataatttgttCGTATGCAtgagaaattatattttgttttgtttatgatATGAAAATGTAGTAGTTTGTGGTCGAAAAAATGTGCAAACTCATAACTGTTTTTagaaggaaaaagtttttttaacagtGAAGATTTGTGATAgatccttttatatatttttttaaaagtaaattcatGTAGAttaataaagttataataaatgtgttctgttgtaaaaaaattattaaaaaaattataaaataaattattaacatgtcatattttttttaaaatacacgTTATTGTTTTTTCGTTGATAATGTTTGTTAACCAAAGTCTTACTATTGTATAGTAAAATACAATTTGAACTTTACGAATGATGTGAAAATTATAAGTTAATCAAaatttactaatataatccTTTTTGTTACTATTCCCATATCCTTATTATATTAAAGCATTTTAGGACAATCTATTCTAGTTTACTGatactttaaattttcattttgagtttataaatatcttaaatttatatttttacactgttatttaaaatgatgatgtctagaagtactaatataatacaaaaataggTATATTAATTGTTATAAGACCAAATAtcttacatatttaaaaatatattaaataaaatataaaaatactgtATTATATTCTCTTGATGTTATTGAaggaatatttatattaatctctgtttatatatttcaattagaAATTGAACAATCAGTCTacaactaattaaatatttcttttagacCGATAGCCACCAAAATCTTAATTAGTctctataattatattttacttttttaacgatcctaaaaactaatttaaaaaattgatattttcaaCCATTTctgtattaaattatttttatcaatttgtgAAAGAATCCCAAAAGATGAGTATAAAGAAGATTTATtactttaaagttttttaagaataaaaaaaaaagagtacaCACACCTTCAAAACACGAGTTCTATTACAAAATCTGTTTTAATGTTCAAAAATGATTTCCAAAGAAGCTCTAACccttattttaatctaattagaaataattatcttttatcttcCAACTTTTAATTCTCTTCTCAATCTCTCTTAAAAAGTAATCtttttactatttctttttgccatactttatatatttattttgtcgtTTTCAATAGATTTCTCTCAAATCCTATCTATATAACTTAGTTTTTGACATTTCACATATAAATAAGCGGTGTGACTAATAAAATTTCTTCATGAAGGTTTTTACAAAActagaacaagaaaaaaaatgaaatttgatattatttttcttatttcttccGTTTATTTAATTGTTCCAACGTTTGTCATGTTACTTGGATGAATTCTagtaattataaattagtttatgctCAATTATTAAGAGTTGTAATCAATTTCAAGATTACGTTAATGGTATGCATAAGAAGGATGTTACATTAGTGTCATTCCAATCAAAGTTGCGTCTTTCCAACGGCACTTATTAAATGATTGAGGTTTTGTAAGAGATTATTAGCTACTTtgcaccttttctttttttttctttttcaggtaACTTTTCTTAGATTCCAAATCatgaagttaaaattaatattgcTTTTCTTGTGAGAAAATTCACTTACACAAATGAAAacttaagattttttatatcaatttttatttatttatctaactaactaacaaaatatatatactctCTACTGTACGGTCAAATTCTCAAAGGATATAGTACCACTTAGGTCGACCAACAAGACCATCAAGCCGACCATCTAAATCGAAGTTAAGCACTTAGGCCGACCATCAAGCTGACTACTGAGGCCAACCACCAAGACTGACTACCTAGGCCGACCACCGTTTTGACTACTCAGGCCGACAATCAAGCCAACCACCATGTTGACCACCAGGCCAACCACTCGAGCAATATGGCCAAACAAcataaattatcatattatcaataataatgACTCATGAAACCCCTAGTGTAGATTAAGATATCATTAGGTTATTATTAGGTTAATGACATGTAAAGACTCGTTACAACTACTATAAATAAAGGATCTAGGAACCCTTCCACATATTCTAGATGAGCGGAACAAAATGTATATAAGTTTCCAAACAACTCAACCAATCTCCTTAATAACTCATACAGTATGCTACAGTGATTGATCAGTCTCTTGTATGTCCTATCCAGTCCTACTACAGTGTTTGGTTAGTTTCTTGTACATCTTACTCGATTTGTTACTGTGTTCGGTCGATCTCTTGCATGTTTTATCTGATATGCTACAATGATCCTCAGCCATTTTAACTTAGAATTCAGCCTACAAACCCCACTCCCGAAACATActccattttaaataatttgaatatttatttttgtattttaaatatgaatacaAAACATATAGAAtaacttttattgattattttctcAACCTCTTTCTCTTTGATTTCTCTTCGTATAGTATGTCTCCTACTTCTCTCTTCTTTCCAActtctcttattcttttctaACAGAGTGTTGTTTATATTGGAAAGATCTATCAACATATAAGGATTTGAAGCAAAAGAATTCTTCAAAAACTCTCCATGTTGCTCTTGGCCAAAGTTAAAAACAAGAGAGACACAAAAAGTataaatgataaagaaaatggaTCAAAATATGGAGAACATACTATCTTAAAAACATCAAGGATAAGAGTGACATTGAATAATCTCTCCACAATAAAACCCTAAAGTTAAGAGTATCAAACTCTCTAGACACAAATTTCACAAAAACtctttatttcatataattgtAATGTGTCttgttcaaagaaaaagaaaacaaaacaacataaatGAGACAGTGACtcaactaaaatattaattcttaaaGGGAAGGGTATTTACATAAAATGAGTGTTTGTCtaacattttccattttcttttacatcTAGTGTGAGTTAGAACAGGAACCGAATTGACAAAGCAACTTGAGTTGCTTTTAAGAAGTCAATGGAGTTAAAACACTCggatgtacttttttttttttcttttataagtttTGTTTTCACCGGTGAGAGTGTAAAGGGTGAAATAAAAATACCCCTTTGAAAAATGTCATATTTGacaaattaaacaagaaaaaatctAGCAagtgaaaaaagataaaactaaaaagagaAGAATTGGGTCCCTTTGTGGCCCTTGTTTACAAGCTACTTTTTGCAAGTTCGCAACCCCTAATTGGCAATTAAAAGCATTATGTTATAATAGCTATTGGTTTTTCTTTGTGAAAGAGTATAGAGAAACACTATATCTTATCCAAGTCAGTAGTCACCACAAACCTGTAATCAGTTAagttaaaaaactataattataatttatccaTGTAGTAGAAATACATAACGTTTGAGAATACGTCAACGTAGCATTTGTGCAGTGCAACCACTCGTTCAAATTTGTAGCACAAAGCTTTAAATTCAAGCTCTGAAGTCTGAATGAATGGGTGGGAGTACAAGAGGGCGCTGGTCCAATCAGACACTGGCCAAATAACACAGAATAAAAAGTAATGCACCAATCTTGTAAAATGGAAAAGAATACCGTCACCCGAGAATGGTTTTAGTCCAAAGAAAAACGTACCATTTCCAAGCATGAtccacacacaaaaaaaaaacaaaaaaaaaaaaacaaacgcatcaatttaaaatacataatatataatggTTTGCATTCATTTTACTTCTCAGTGtagaccaaaaaaaaaaaagtttcggTGCAATCACATGGTATAGATCCTTTAGAACTTTCCCCACAGTTAAAAACCAGCCCAGCCAGCTGGTTGAGAAGTTGGTTTGCTCTCAAAGGTCTTTGCCTCATCAAAGCCCTGAGACTTACCTCCGGCACTGCTAGATCTTTGCATCTGTGAGCTGCCAGTAGGTACAGCACTGAAGCTATCAGTTCCAAAACCCCATGAATCAAAATTAGTAGCCAGTTGAACAGGTTGCTTGTTCTGCCTGCCATTATTTGACCTGACTGATTTGGTAGTATTTCCTGCTGAAAGGGacttttgttgttggggttcCTCAGGAAACGCTTGCCATGACTTAGGTTCTGAACTGGGAGTTTTCCATTCAGTTCTATCCTGCTGTCGCAGTGTAAAACATATAAGCATATATACCAGGAACACAATCCAAAACAAAATCgacaagaaaaattatttgagaGGAGAGCACCAATTTTTATTACCATAGGTGCAGATGATGTAATTGCAGTAGAGGTTTTCAAACCCTCTCTGCTTGGTGAAGGAGTCCGACCTGCCAGTGCTTGCTTGAGATCCTGCAATTCTTGCCTTTGGGATCGGCAGATAGCAGAAAGCTTTTCAAACTTTGAGGTTATTTCAGCTTTTTCCACGTTAGCTTCCTTCAGCTGCTCTTTGAGTTTCTCCACTTCAGCCTCCAATGTTTGTTCCCTTTCGGATTTGTTATTAAGTCCAGTGTTGAGCTTAGTGGTATCGAACTCAGCAACAAACGAGTTAAAAGCCTGGTTCTGAAAGTTAGCCGTATTCTCCATTCGATCTTTATCTTGGAATAAGTTTATTTCAAAATCCTTCGAGGGTTTGGTATCAGGCTTGTTTAATTTTCCATGTGTACTGCTTTTCACAGTATGAGTTTGTGCATTAACCACTTTGCTAGTACTAACATTTTTTGCTAATTGTTCATTTTCAGGACGAAGTCTATCATGTTTCAGTGGCATATGGTGACTGGATGGTTCTTCATCAAAAATTGGCTTGCTCTTGTCCTCAGTGACAAGTGGATCCTTTGCGTGCTGACTGGACCAGAAAGCACCAAGCTGCCCCCCACTGCTCCCTCCCCTAGAAGCAAGGGATGGCTGTGGTGTAGTCTTCGGTTCTCCGGATAAAGGCGGAGGAGGTGGGTTCCTACGAGGCATTGGAGGTGATCTGTTTGAGGGCATTGAGATACCTacaaaaatttagaaacaaatcaGTTTTCTGAGAAACATTAAGGCGGGAAATTGTATGTACAATCCAATCTTCTGCAAAGAAATTTTGGCCTCTAATTCATCAAGGGTAGCATTATGACCTTCATGATTGTTGGGTGAGGGTGATTCAGGTGGCCTGTCAGGTAATGACTTCTGTAGATTAATGGGCAGTTGCTCGTTAACACGAAACCAGACCTGCCACCATGGAAGAAAATCCAAAGTCAGCGATTGATTGCCCTAATTCTAGTACCTATGAATGCTATTGATGGATGATCTATGACCAACCTAAACTGATGGAGAAGAATGGCCAATCAAGCAAAGCGCTTGCCTGCGTGATATCTGGTCTGTCATCTGGTCTAGCTTGGAGCATGTCTCTTATCAAGTCCGTGATAGATGAATTGTATTTCGGTAAATCAGGAATACGGTAGTTTCCATTTAAGACTTGAAGCTTTGATTCCCCATCAAATGCACTTTTGAAGTAGCATATTCGAAAAAGAAGACATCCAAGAGCCTAAATATTCAACCAGAAGCATTATTtctaaattagaataaaatgatttggcaaataatatattgaaaacaATGAGTTTTAGGCATGTATGACTTACCCATATGTCTACCTTCTCATTAATGACCTCTCTCAGGAACAGATCCCACATCTaaaaattcacaaaacaaaatgaaCATTTCTATCACACTTGacaattaatttttagatacaacaaaaactaaaacatttgTGTATCATTCACAACAACACATGCAACCTACACCCAACCATTAGCAGTGGTGTCCAGGGAAATAGGTACACACTACTTAACCTAAGAAAGAACCAAGATCAAACCCGTCTGGTGTCCACCACATGGTCAATCCAACGATAGAACCCTGGCACATAACTTGGCATAGGCGGTGGAACTTTCACCACAACCTTCAGTTGAACCCTAATTTTATCTACTGAAGACAGATCTCAATTTACCTCAGGGGCTCTGTAGGCTGGAGTTGTATACTTCCGGATATTGTCTTCCTCAATCCCCATTTCTTCTGGCTTTTCAAAACGTTTGTGATTAGTGGAAGTGCTTCCAAAATCACATAACTTCCATATGCCATCTGAACTTAATAAAAGATTCTCCGCTTTCAAGTCTCTACGTaacacaagaaaattaaaagcagtttattaatgataaaaaaaaaataaaaaaaaaaaccacgtaTGCTTCCGTTAGATTTGCCAAACATTTCTAATGATGTTATGAACAAGAAGACAAAAGTCAGTACCACGAAATAGAAGGGttgaaataaacatataaatcacATGTGAATAAATTACGATTTTAATAAAACAGAACATAAAGACAGCATTTGTGTCTGAAGATGTAAAAGTCATTTCGTTGTCTGTAAATATATCTGAAGCATCGGGGCTATGGGCATACTATCTAGCACatacaaatgaaaaacaaaattagcaAACAATGATCTTGAAGAAATCACTCGTGGTAGAGACACACAACATCAGAGTTTcgtaatagaaaaaaaaaatatgaaatttagaagataaaaaaacagAATACGAACATAAAACTTTACATGTTTCAAATGATTGGAcgcaacaaaataaataaataaacaacttAGAAGAATACAAAGAGAAACATCATAAATTTGAACACTCATTAAATCTTTTAGCTGTTGTTGTTTACCGGTGTGCAATAGGTGGGGACAGGCAATGCATAGCAAAAACTGCATTACAGATATCCCTGAAGATCAAAAGAACCTGTGTCTCATCAAAATAACCAGCTCCGCGGCTCTCCAGCACATTGACCAGAGACCTTTCACAAAATTCCATCACAAGGAATGCCTCCTTTGTCCTACCCATATCAAAGATGGAATGTGCATGAAGTGTGACAACATTGGGATGTCCTACCAGCATCTTAAGCACAGATATCTCCTTCTTTACCAATCCTAGTGATTCCTCATCATTGCATATTATGTGCTTCAAGGCATATTGCTTTGACATATGTACAGCATCACGAGCTAGGTAGACACAAGAGAACCCTCCTTCCGCAATGGCCTTAACaatgtttattttaagattGCCAACATCTACAGTGCGGCCTTCAAGGCCAGTCTGCTCTTTGTGGCCGAATGGCTTAAATCTCCACATATTTTAGGCAAAATAGAACAAGAAGCTGCATATCCAACTTATACAATAAGTTATAACTTCCACAGTTGTAAAACAGAACAGGATGCTGCATATACGCATGATAAAGTTTATATTCCCATGGAGCCGACAGTACAATTTGACTTTACCATCCATATTAAATGATCAAATTCATTCATactcaaaaaagaaagaaggaaatataacaaaacaaacaatgaatgaatgatctctaaataagaaaagaaaaaactacaCTTAGGCAGAAACGCTTTCATAACAATAGCAATGCAAAACGCAATTTCAAAGCACTGTCCAATACGGTAAAACTAAATGGTTAATCAGGGTTACATGTattaacaaaaatcaaagaGCTTTCGTAGATCATGACAATACACTTGCAAAAGGGAATAACATCTAATAATTGTCGCACCCAGATGAAACTTATCTACCTCAATAAAGcagttaagaaaatataattgctAAACTAAATAACCACACCATAAGATCCAACAAGAAATAACGCTAGGtcatcattaaatattaaatcatcACCTCCGTATCCATAAGATCCAATCCAATCATAACAAAATGGCAATCAACAGAAgaccaaaaaagaaaagcaagcattataaataaaatctaaaacaaaaaagCACAATCAATAACCTTACCTAGAATTTTCCCGCTTTATTGCTCCAGAGAATGAGATCCTTCGATCAGAAAttcaactcaaataaaataGACCACGCCCTCGATCTGCAACCAACTCAAACACCATTGAAGATCAATAACTCAAATCCCAAAAAGAATCACAATACGAATCTTCCACAATTCATGAAAAGAACGAACTTTAAGAAACTCACTATCAAATCTTGGGATTCTACCTGTTCACACCAGAGTGAGGGATCGATAATTTTGTCGAGAATTCGAATCGAATCTAACAATCCGCCACTGACTCAAGGGATTGAGCTTTAGCTTCGGCTGGTAATGTTGCTTCTTCAGATTTGGccaactgaaaaagaaaagcaatctGTGAaggatatttatatataagagGCGAATAAGGAAGGCTGAATGAGAAGATCTGTACCGTGAAAGTTAGGAGATTGTGGGTCCTGAAAATGAACGGTAAAAGATGAGGTTATACGATGAGCTGACCGCAGAGAACAAACAATCCTTTCATTCCTCTTTCGGTGAAAATTTACGTGGGGTACACGCGATTGTGACTTTACTGCTATATGCAGATGCAGAAGGTTTTATTCTAAGTGAAATATTAGTCAcatttttaacacatttttaaatatattttttatcaatttttgacaaatttactttttacttaACTGTTACTGtattagattttatatttttaataaattctaaCTAATTATTAAATAGAGTAAATGATCAACATGATAGGTAGGTATGTactaatttaatgtttaaaagaaGGTGAAAAATTTTCagattaagtttaaatattacAGTTTAATGATCAAATTGgctaaaccctaaatttaaatgttaaaatagtctaaaaaatctaaaagtgacaaaacaatttatttatttttcattcactcATTTCTCCATCCACAAGTAAATTCGtctattaaaaagtataaaataatggatcttatcaaattaaatcaaaattaatctaACCAAATTTTTCATAGTTAAATTTTTCTTAAGCTtaccttataaaatatttccttttaaaatttgttttacaaatttacttttgaattctttttaaaactatttttatgaaTGGATTTAATCCagaataaaattactaaatgggttatatttttttattaatgaataggatattttattaaattattaacctATCAAAATAGAGTAACAGTGTTTTTCATTTGtaatctaatataaaattatcccATTCGTCCATATAGTCACCCtcaaaaaactaataatataatttaacgaCATGTCTTTTTTCCACATTTATGaactaaaataagtattttatttacaaaagacTAAATTACTATGTGTTTGACAAATTTAATGATCCAgttggttatttattttattaaatgtacaTTAAAAATAGTCTTAATCACTTTTTatctcattatttatttattttactatttagaCTGAAACAAGGacatgtttgaaagaaaaaaaatcaaagtttttttttaatttgaaattgtttaccaTATTTTGATAcctgtgcagtgtcaaaatggtgtaaaaaaattggtgtgaaaatattattttcctactatttatttaaagttcCATCAACATTCACTATTTTTCATCCAATTAATGGAGAAATcattaataaatacatattaacaattttaatttccatataatgtaatttataactaatttaaCATCATTGATCATATTTGAGCATATCAAGAAAGGATTGATCAAGTTTCCTGTTGAAAAACTTGCTGAAATACTCTGCATTTGTGAATTTCTTGTATACAGCTACCTTCCCTTCACCTATAAGTTGGTCAGCAGGTCCAATGTTCATATCAGGGCTTGGATAGCAGAATGTCACTATAGAAAACCTTTCCTTCCACTTATTTACTACAGCTCTGTGCTCAGGTGCTTTGTATATCCCATTGCTCACCACCTGCATAATGGAAAAACATGCAACATGCAACATCAAACTcagcttttttattttaatgttttggtaTATAATGTTATGGTAAGTTTGTTGATTTAGAGTTACCACTTACAAGTCACAAAAACAATGATTTCTGATCATagtgtaaattttttttcttttgagcaCAAAATCTGATGTCAATTATTGCTCAATATAATGCAGACTTGTTTATCCATGATTGAATGTGCTGTCTAATGAGTCACAAGTACAAACCTCAATAATTTGGCCAATGTTTACAACAATGGCCCCTTCTATAGGCTCAACATTGACCCATTTTTGATCTTTGAGGAACTGCAACCCAGAAAAATCAGCACAATCAAGCAAAAGAGTGATCCCAGAATTGTCAGCATGGGGCACAATCCCTAGAACTCTTTCAGGCTCTGGACAGGGTGGGTAGCAATTCATCCTTATATCATATAGTCCTTCTCTGAAACTTTCTGATATCTGTGTATCTTGAAGCTCCAAAGACATAGTAATGAACTTCATAATTGCAATTGTAACTTCCCTTATATCTTCAGAATATCTCTCTAATGTTTCCCTGATAATCAAGTGCAAAATGACACCCTTACAAGCATCAGAATACAAATTCCACATTAGAATTTCTTGAATGAAACAAACAAGAGAGGAAAATAAGAACAAGGAAACAGCTAAGTAATTAATGTAATGTAGATCCTCTCTAAGTATCATGATATTGATATAAACTGATCAAATATCCCAAGGTCATCATGCTGTATTATTCATGTACCTAAACTCAGGAGGGTTTTGTGGCCACAAATCCAATTTTCTGTTCTGAATGGGGAGGCATTTGAGAAAGATCATGTCATTCCAATCCAGCTTTTGATCTTCTGAGGTTACAAATGCTTGGCCATAGCCTTCAAGGCTTCCTGATCTCTGCGCCGATCGCTTCTTCTCTTGCAAAGGAAGCTCAAAAAATCTCCGAACTTGATTCTCCATATTCTTAATTGAAGTATTTGAAACTCCGTGATTTACAAGCTGGAagcagaaaagaaagaaaatcaggTACCAAGAAAGTACAAGAAATGCTGATAATCTCTCCCTTACCTTTTGTTGTATAAGCTCTTGATATAACGTATGAGTCTTTTCAGAGGAGAATTACCAAAGAGGAAGTTCATTGGATagaaacaacacaaataaaacaTGAGCTTAATCTATGTAAAGATTGATACTATTTTCAATCCAACGAGTACATGAGTCTTTCTTACATGATGCTCAAATTTAGACATACTTGAATTCCAAAAATGTTCGGTTCAATTAGCTTTCTAATACCCAAAATGGGAAAGACACGAACTTTCATACCATCAACTAGAGAAAATTCTGAATTTACTATAAACAGCATGAATGCTACAAAAGAAATATTCTGAATTGAAATCAAAGGTGAAGGTTTTGTGGTACCTGAAAAACACCCCAATCTCTGCATGCGAGGAGAAGCTTTTGAAGCTCGAGTTGGTGTGTGTCGGCGTTGACCAACTTTGCCATGTCTATCAAAGGTACACGAAGAGATGGATCAGAAGGGTAAGGGCCAATGacgtcatcaccatcttcatctcTTACGTACCTTGGTGGCACTTTCTCTGGCCTCTGAAATGCTAACTCTTGAACACTTGGAACTGAAACGGATGATTCAAGGTTCATTGGTTTCGAATCAATCGCCAAAGTCCCTTTGGGCTAATCAAGGGAGAAGATGAATGCACCACTCCACGCAACCGCCATATAATAGGTCCCATTTTtgacaaatttaatatttgattatcattgtgtgtttttgtctttttctgtTCACTGTGCAGATATGTTTCAagcttttgaattttttagatGCATCTCCCCTTAGTCTTTTATGGTTCAAGCATGTGCATTTTCAACTTTCTTCCTGTTTAATCAACATGCTTTCTGCAAAagtagggttttttttttccacattGCAGAAAAGTTTGAATCTCCAGCCTCAGATTCAAAGTTTCCAATCCAATCCAAATTGAATCATATCTTTCGGCTCCAACAAATAAATCTAGCAAGTAATAACTTAGATGTAATGGTTAAACACGTTTCACTTATAAATGGATAATATAATATGagaaattcatattaaattgtAGCTGTGTATAAAATTCTTTGGAAGCAGTACTTGTTATAGTATCCTTTCTAACAGGAgaattatcataataattagTTGTTTCATAAGTTATGGAACATATGTTATATGTAAGGTTTAATTGAAACTTTTTAGGTTTGTGGAATGATATggtataaattttgtttgtaattttcatcatgtttttaaatgtatttgttttttttaacatgattttCATGTGagtattaaaatggaaaaaaagtcATTTCACAGAC
This DNA window, taken from Vigna radiata var. radiata cultivar VC1973A chromosome 5, Vradiata_ver6, whole genome shotgun sequence, encodes the following:
- the LOC106760559 gene encoding aspartic proteinase CDR1-like, whose translation is MALHSYIFCIFFLLFKFSTTCFYARSLTEPLKGGFSVELIHRDSPKSPFYNPTKTLFQKLNNSFHRSLDRVNHFYAKPKATKNTPQSVIISNQGEYLVKYSIGTPPFEVMGIADTGSDLIWSQCKPCEQCYNQTSPLFDPSKSKTYEPVSCYSMVCQTLGQTYCLSDAEPNCQYTISYGDGSHSQGNLAFDTLTLGSNTDSSVAFPSIPIGCGVNNAGTFDSEGSGIVGLGGGHVSLVSQIGPSIDFKFSYCLVPLFHPKSSSKLNFGENAVVGGPGTVSTPIIPGSVDTFYYLRLEGMSVGSKRIEFVDDSVSDDGKGNIIIDSGTTLTILPEKFYAKLESEVAANINLERVNITDQILSLCYNSGGHNAVEGPTIVAHFSGADVVLDSLNTFVSVSDDVLCFAFAPVASGSIFGNLAQMNYLVGYDLLRKTVSFKPTDCTNI
- the LOC106762439 gene encoding probable serine/threonine-protein kinase DDB_G0280111 isoform X1, with the translated sequence MWRFKPFGHKEQTGLEGRTVDVGNLKINIVKAIAEGGFSCVYLARDAVHMSKQYALKHIICNDEESLGLVKKEISVLKMLVGHPNVVTLHAHSIFDMGRTKEAFLVMEFCERSLVNVLESRGAGYFDETQVLLIFRDICNAVFAMHCLSPPIAHRDLKAENLLLSSDGIWKLCDFGSTSTNHKRFEKPEEMGIEEDNIRKYTTPAYRAPEMWDLFLREVINEKVDIWALGCLLFRICYFKSAFDGESKLQVLNGNYRIPDLPKYNSSITDLIRDMLQARPDDRPDITQVWFRVNEQLPINLQKSLPDRPPESPSPNNHEGISMPSNRSPPMPRRNPPPPPLSGEPKTTPQPSLASRGGSSGGQLGAFWSSQHAKDPLVTEDKSKPIFDEEPSSHHMPLKHDRLRPENEQLAKNVSTSKVVNAQTHTVKSSTHGKLNKPDTKPSKDFEINLFQDKDRMENTANFQNQAFNSFVAEFDTTKLNTGLNNKSEREQTLEAEVEKLKEQLKEANVEKAEITSKFEKLSAICRSQRQELQDLKQALAGRTPSPSREGLKTSTAITSSAPMQDRTEWKTPSSEPKSWQAFPEEPQQQKSLSAGNTTKSVRSNNGRQNKQPVQLATNFDSWGFGTDSFSAVPTGSSQMQRSSSAGGKSQGFDEAKTFESKPTSQPAGWAGF
- the LOC106762439 gene encoding probable serine/threonine-protein kinase DDB_G0280111 isoform X2, whose product is MWRFKPFGHKEQTGLEGRTVDVGNLKINIVKAIAEGGFSCVYLARDAVHMSKQYALKHIICNDEESLGLVKKEISVLKMLVGHPNVVTLHAHSIFDMGRTKEAFLVMEFCERSLVNVLESRGAGYFDETQVLLIFRDICNAVFAMHCLSPPIAHRDLKAENLLLSSDGIWKLCDFGSTSTNHKRFEKPEEMGIEEDNIRKYTTPAYRAPEMWDLFLREVINEKVDIWALGCLLFRICYFKSAFDGESKLQVLNGNYRIPDLPKYNSSITDLIRDMLQARPDDRPDITQVWFRVNEQLPINLQKSLPDRPPESPSPNNHEGISMPSNRSPPMPRRNPPPPPLSGEPKTTPQPSLASRGGSSGGQLGAFWSSQHAKDPLVTEDKSKPIFDEEPSSHHMPLKHDRLRPENEQLAKNVSTSKVVNAQTHTVKSSTHGKLNKPDTKPSKDFEINLFQDKDRMENTANFQNQAFNSFVAEFDTTKLNTGLNNKSEREQTLEAEVEKLKEQLKEANVEKAEITSKFEKLSAICRSQRQELQDLKQALAGRTPSPSREGLKTSTAITSSAPMDRTEWKTPSSEPKSWQAFPEEPQQQKSLSAGNTTKSVRSNNGRQNKQPVQLATNFDSWGFGTDSFSAVPTGSSQMQRSSSAGGKSQGFDEAKTFESKPTSQPAGWAGF